The proteins below come from a single Cricetulus griseus strain 17A/GY chromosome 6, alternate assembly CriGri-PICRH-1.0, whole genome shotgun sequence genomic window:
- the Cercam gene encoding inactive glycosyltransferase 25 family member 3 isoform X2 → MPRPSRPLPAGVGDPGASTAVSPAMNVASLLLLLLLVGRRLQAAVVTESTLPTVVLAILARNAEHSLPHYLGALERLDYPRARLALWCATDHNVDNTTEMLQEWLAAVGRDYAAVVWKPEEEARPYPDEQSPKHWTKERHQFLMELKQEALTFARAWGADYILFSDTDNILTNNQTLRLLTERQLPVVAPMLDSQTYYSNFWCGITPQGYYRRTAEYFPTKNRQRQGCFRVPMVHSTFLVSLKTEETAQLAFYPPHPNYTWPFDDIIVFAYACQAAVDGPPMMASDHVSRPLKKPSKMGFDEVFVISLARRPQRRARMLSSLWEMEISAQVVDAVDGRTLNSSILKHLGVDLLPGYQDPYTGRTLTKGEVGCFLSHYSIWEEVVVRGLARVVVFEDDVRFKDNFRRRLEQMMEDVVTQKLSWDLIYLGRKQVSPEEEVAVEGLPGLVVAGYSHWTLAYTLSLAGARKLLATQPLQRMLPVDEFLPVMFDQHPNDQYKAHFWPRDLQAFSAQPLLASPTHYAGDSEWLSDTETSSLWDDDSGRLISWTGSQKTLPGPHLPLASSSGHSLHPHPTDEL, encoded by the exons ATGCCCCGCCCGTCCCGCCCCCTCCCTGCCGGGGTGGGAGACCCGGGGGCCTCCACAGCCGTGAGTCCCGCCATGAATGTTGCCTCGCTCCTACTTCTGCTGCTCCTGGTGGGCCGCCGGCTCCAGGCTGCGGTTGTCACGGAGTCAACGCTGCCCACTGTGGTCCTTGCTATCCTGGCCCGCAATGCGGAACACTCTCTGCCCCACTACCTGGGCGCACTGGAGCGCCTGGACTACCCCCGGGCCAGGCTGGCCCTCTG GTGTGCCACAGATCACAACGTGGACAACACCACAGAGATGCTACAGGAGTGGCTGGCTGCTGTGGGCCGTGACTATGCAGCTGTGGTCTGGAAGCCCGAGGAGGAGGCCAG gCCCTACCCAGATGAACAGAGTCCCAAACACTGGACCAAAGAAAGGCATCAGTTTTTAAtggagctgaagcaggaagctcTGACCTTTGCCAGGGCCTGGGGAGCCGACTACATCCTG TTTTCAGACACAGACAACATTCTCACCAACAACCAGACGCTGCGGCTTCTCACAGAGCGGCAGCTGCCAGTGGTGGCCCCAATGCTCGACTCCCAAACCTATTATTCCAACTTCTGGTGCGGGATCACTCCACAG GGCTACTATCGCCGTACAGCTGAATACTTCCCTACCAAGAACCGCCAGCGCCAGGGCTGCTTCCGGGTCCCTATGGTCCACTCTACCTTCCTGGTGTCCTTGAAGACTGAGGAAACAGCCCAGCTTGCCTTCTACCCACCTCATCCCAACTATACTTGGCCCTTTGATGACATCATTGTCTTTGCCTATGCCTGCCAGGCTGCTG TGGATGGGCCCCCCATGATGGCCTCAGATCATGTGTCTCGGCCCCTAAAGAAGCCCAGCAAGATGGGATTTGATGAA GTCTTTGTTATCAGCCTGGCGCGCAGACCCCAGCGCCGGGCTCGAATGCTGAGCTCTCTTTGGGAGATGGAGATCTCTGCTCAGGTGGTAGATGCTGTGGATGGCAG GACACTCAACAGCAGTATCCTTAAGCACCTTGGTGTGGACCTGCTCCCTGGCTACCAGGACCCCTACACAGGCCGCACACTGACTAAGGGTGAGGTGGGCTGCTTCCTCAGCCACTACTCCATCTGGGAAGAG GTGGTTGTCAGGGGCCTGGCCAGGGTTGTGGTGTTTGAGGATGACGTACGCTTTAAGGACAACTTCCGGAGGCGGCTGGAACAGATGATGGAGGATGTGGTGACCCAGAAGCTCTCATGGGACCTGAT CTACCTTGGCCGGAAGCAGGTGAGCCCTGAGGAGGAGGTGGCCGTGGAGGGCCTGCCTGGTCTGGTGGTGGCTGGGTACTCCCACTGGACGTTGGCGTACACCTTGAGCCTGGCAGGGGCTCGAAAGCTGTTAGCCACCCAGCCTCTGCAACGAATGCTACCTGTGGACGAGTTCCTGCCTGTCATGTTTGACCAGCACCCAAA TGACCAGTACAAGGCACACTTCTGGCCTCGGGACCTCCAAGCCTTCTCAGCCCAGCCTCTGCTTGCCTCCCCAACCCACTATGCAGGAGATTCTGAATGGCTCAGTGACACAGAGACATCCTCCCTCTGGGATGATGATAGTGGCCGCCTAATTAGCTGGACTGGCTCTCAAAAGACCCTTCCTGGCCCCCACCTACCCCTGGCTAGCAGCAGTGGACATAGCCTCCATCCTCACCCCACGGATGAGCTCTAG
- the Cercam gene encoding inactive glycosyltransferase 25 family member 3 isoform X1 → MPRPSRPLPAGVGDPGASTAVSPAMNVASLLLLLLLVGRRLQAAVVTESTLPTVVLAILARNAEHSLPHYLGALERLDYPRARLALWCATDHNVDNTTEMLQEWLAAVGRDYAAVVWKPEEEARPYPDEQSPKHWTKERHQFLMELKQEALTFARAWGADYILFSDTDNILTNNQTLRLLTERQLPVVAPMLDSQTYYSNFWCGITPQGYYRRTAEYFPTKNRQRQGCFRVPMVHSTFLVSLKTEETAQLAFYPPHPNYTWPFDDIIVFAYACQAAGVSMYVCNDHRFGYMNVAVKPDQGLEEEKTNFIHLILEALVDGPPMMASDHVSRPLKKPSKMGFDEVFVISLARRPQRRARMLSSLWEMEISAQVVDAVDGRTLNSSILKHLGVDLLPGYQDPYTGRTLTKGEVGCFLSHYSIWEEVVVRGLARVVVFEDDVRFKDNFRRRLEQMMEDVVTQKLSWDLIYLGRKQVSPEEEVAVEGLPGLVVAGYSHWTLAYTLSLAGARKLLATQPLQRMLPVDEFLPVMFDQHPNDQYKAHFWPRDLQAFSAQPLLASPTHYAGDSEWLSDTETSSLWDDDSGRLISWTGSQKTLPGPHLPLASSSGHSLHPHPTDEL, encoded by the exons ATGCCCCGCCCGTCCCGCCCCCTCCCTGCCGGGGTGGGAGACCCGGGGGCCTCCACAGCCGTGAGTCCCGCCATGAATGTTGCCTCGCTCCTACTTCTGCTGCTCCTGGTGGGCCGCCGGCTCCAGGCTGCGGTTGTCACGGAGTCAACGCTGCCCACTGTGGTCCTTGCTATCCTGGCCCGCAATGCGGAACACTCTCTGCCCCACTACCTGGGCGCACTGGAGCGCCTGGACTACCCCCGGGCCAGGCTGGCCCTCTG GTGTGCCACAGATCACAACGTGGACAACACCACAGAGATGCTACAGGAGTGGCTGGCTGCTGTGGGCCGTGACTATGCAGCTGTGGTCTGGAAGCCCGAGGAGGAGGCCAG gCCCTACCCAGATGAACAGAGTCCCAAACACTGGACCAAAGAAAGGCATCAGTTTTTAAtggagctgaagcaggaagctcTGACCTTTGCCAGGGCCTGGGGAGCCGACTACATCCTG TTTTCAGACACAGACAACATTCTCACCAACAACCAGACGCTGCGGCTTCTCACAGAGCGGCAGCTGCCAGTGGTGGCCCCAATGCTCGACTCCCAAACCTATTATTCCAACTTCTGGTGCGGGATCACTCCACAG GGCTACTATCGCCGTACAGCTGAATACTTCCCTACCAAGAACCGCCAGCGCCAGGGCTGCTTCCGGGTCCCTATGGTCCACTCTACCTTCCTGGTGTCCTTGAAGACTGAGGAAACAGCCCAGCTTGCCTTCTACCCACCTCATCCCAACTATACTTGGCCCTTTGATGACATCATTGTCTTTGCCTATGCCTGCCAGGCTGCTG GGGTCTCCATGTATGTGTGCAATGACCATCGTTTCGGGTACATGAATGTGGCAGTGAAGCCCGACCAGGGGCTGGAGGAGGAAAAGACCAACTTCATCCACCTGATTTTGGAAGCACTAG TGGATGGGCCCCCCATGATGGCCTCAGATCATGTGTCTCGGCCCCTAAAGAAGCCCAGCAAGATGGGATTTGATGAA GTCTTTGTTATCAGCCTGGCGCGCAGACCCCAGCGCCGGGCTCGAATGCTGAGCTCTCTTTGGGAGATGGAGATCTCTGCTCAGGTGGTAGATGCTGTGGATGGCAG GACACTCAACAGCAGTATCCTTAAGCACCTTGGTGTGGACCTGCTCCCTGGCTACCAGGACCCCTACACAGGCCGCACACTGACTAAGGGTGAGGTGGGCTGCTTCCTCAGCCACTACTCCATCTGGGAAGAG GTGGTTGTCAGGGGCCTGGCCAGGGTTGTGGTGTTTGAGGATGACGTACGCTTTAAGGACAACTTCCGGAGGCGGCTGGAACAGATGATGGAGGATGTGGTGACCCAGAAGCTCTCATGGGACCTGAT CTACCTTGGCCGGAAGCAGGTGAGCCCTGAGGAGGAGGTGGCCGTGGAGGGCCTGCCTGGTCTGGTGGTGGCTGGGTACTCCCACTGGACGTTGGCGTACACCTTGAGCCTGGCAGGGGCTCGAAAGCTGTTAGCCACCCAGCCTCTGCAACGAATGCTACCTGTGGACGAGTTCCTGCCTGTCATGTTTGACCAGCACCCAAA TGACCAGTACAAGGCACACTTCTGGCCTCGGGACCTCCAAGCCTTCTCAGCCCAGCCTCTGCTTGCCTCCCCAACCCACTATGCAGGAGATTCTGAATGGCTCAGTGACACAGAGACATCCTCCCTCTGGGATGATGATAGTGGCCGCCTAATTAGCTGGACTGGCTCTCAAAAGACCCTTCCTGGCCCCCACCTACCCCTGGCTAGCAGCAGTGGACATAGCCTCCATCCTCACCCCACGGATGAGCTCTAG